The proteins below come from a single Chryseobacterium bernardetii genomic window:
- the mreC gene encoding rod shape-determining protein MreC: MGFLLRLFSKNTLFVFFIFLQIIALVLIFSRNAMQRSWIAGQTAALNSWVSGYIDEGVSYLKLKQINEDLVVQNKALMAELYGKDGAKNPVFKRVHDTIGGGQIYTFVDGEIVFNSINRRNNYFTINRGRRDGVFPQMGVMAPRGIAGIVINSTDSYALVQSVLSVNKIRINASLKNSGYFGTLTWNGDNSRVMHLADIPKYVALKVGDTVVTDGKSAIFPKGVMIGTIAGYSVDNKTGFWDISVELSEKMGALSKVYVVKNLKKAEVQKIQDTMQAVIKKEND; this comes from the coding sequence ATGGGATTTTTGCTGAGATTATTTTCGAAGAACACACTCTTTGTCTTCTTTATATTCCTGCAAATTATTGCTCTGGTTCTGATATTCTCCAGAAATGCCATGCAGAGATCCTGGATTGCAGGCCAGACGGCTGCATTGAACTCATGGGTTTCCGGATATATTGATGAAGGGGTTTCTTATCTGAAGTTAAAACAGATCAATGAAGATCTTGTGGTTCAGAATAAAGCTCTTATGGCAGAACTTTATGGAAAAGACGGAGCGAAAAATCCGGTTTTCAAAAGAGTGCATGATACCATCGGAGGCGGTCAGATCTATACTTTTGTTGACGGTGAAATTGTTTTCAACAGTATCAACAGAAGAAATAACTACTTTACAATCAACCGTGGCCGCAGAGACGGAGTATTCCCTCAGATGGGGGTGATGGCGCCAAGAGGTATTGCGGGGATTGTTATCAATTCTACAGACAGTTATGCATTGGTTCAGTCGGTATTGAGTGTCAATAAGATCAGAATTAATGCGTCACTGAAAAATTCCGGATATTTTGGAACGTTAACATGGAACGGAGATAACTCCAGGGTGATGCACCTTGCAGATATTCCGAAGTATGTTGCTTTAAAAGTAGGAGATACCGTTGTAACAGACGGGAAATCTGCTATTTTCCCGAAAGGGGTAATGATTGGCACTATTGCCGGATATTCAGTAGATAATAAAACCGGTTTTTGGGATATTTCCGTGGAACTGAGTGAAAAAATGGGTGCATTGAGTAAAGTGTATGTCGTGAAAAACCTGAAAAAAGCTGAAGTACAGAAAATTCAGGACACGATGCAGGCTGTAATAAAAAAGGAAAATGATTAG
- a CDS encoding rod shape-determining protein: MSLFDMFTQEIAIDLGTANTLIIHNNKIVIDQPSIVAIERSSGKPIAVGEQAKHMQGKTHEDIKTIRPLKDGVIADFHASEHMIKEFIKKIPGIKGKFIQPALRIVICIPSGITEVEKRAVRDSAQKVNAKEVRLIYEPMAAAIGVGIDVQKPEGNMIIDIGGGTTEIAVVALGGIVCDKSVKIAGDVFTNDIAYYLRTHHNLYIGERTAERIKIEVGSAVEDLDVDIEDIPVQGRDLITGKPKEIMVGYKEIARALDKSIIRIEDAVMETLSLTPPELAADIYKTGIYLAGGGALLRGLADRIHKKTGLPVFVAEDPLRAVVRGTGIALKNMDKFNFLIK, encoded by the coding sequence ATGAGTTTATTTGATATGTTTACGCAAGAAATTGCGATAGACCTGGGAACGGCCAATACCCTTATCATCCATAATAATAAAATTGTTATAGATCAACCGTCCATTGTTGCCATTGAACGTTCTTCGGGTAAGCCGATCGCTGTGGGTGAACAGGCTAAGCATATGCAAGGTAAAACTCACGAAGATATTAAGACTATCCGTCCACTGAAAGATGGAGTTATCGCAGATTTCCATGCTTCCGAGCACATGATTAAGGAATTTATTAAAAAAATTCCCGGTATTAAAGGTAAATTCATACAGCCTGCATTAAGAATTGTAATCTGTATTCCTTCTGGTATTACTGAAGTTGAAAAAAGAGCGGTAAGAGACTCTGCTCAGAAAGTAAACGCAAAAGAAGTAAGATTGATCTATGAACCAATGGCTGCTGCTATAGGAGTTGGGATTGATGTACAGAAGCCTGAAGGAAATATGATCATCGATATAGGTGGAGGTACTACAGAAATTGCTGTTGTAGCTTTAGGAGGTATTGTATGTGATAAATCTGTGAAAATTGCTGGAGACGTATTTACTAACGATATTGCTTATTATTTAAGAACTCACCATAACCTGTATATTGGAGAGAGAACTGCTGAAAGAATTAAAATTGAAGTAGGTTCTGCAGTAGAAGATCTTGATGTTGATATTGAGGATATCCCGGTACAGGGTAGAGACCTTATCACAGGTAAGCCTAAAGAAATTATGGTTGGTTATAAGGAAATTGCACGTGCATTAGATAAGTCTATCATCAGAATTGAGGATGCGGTAATGGAAACGCTTTCCCTTACTCCGCCGGAATTGGCTGCTGATATTTATAAAACAGGTATTTATCTTGCCGGAGGAGGAGCTTTGTTAAGAGGTCTTGCGGACAGAATCCATAAAAAGACAGGTCTTCCTGTGTTTGTAGCAGAAGATCCGCTAAGAGCTGTAGTTCGTGGAACTGGTATTGCCCTTAAGAATATGGATAAATTCAATTTCTTAATTAAATAA
- a CDS encoding penicillin-binding transpeptidase domain-containing protein: MNTRYLKIFSVLVVIALIFVARLAYLQLFTDRYALNAANTSIKIEYVIPQRGVIFDRNGKIMVGNQPAYEISFTQALMKPDFDTLGFCSLMKISKADFINKINVIKKEKYYSKLTPMTFLKDLSREDIARVQEIIFKYPAFNIVQRPQRQYEVSTSGNLLGYTSEVNEREIKKDSLYYLPGDFIGKTGVEKSYEKELRGIKGMKYIQKDIRLRNIGSYKNGALDKDVVTGKDITLTIDYDLQRTAEEMLVNKHGAIVAIDPNNGEVLVAATGPDIDPNLFTGPNKSKNLYALSKDTLYENKPTFDRSLQAGYPPGSTFKLLTALAAMQMGVMDEKTIFPCGGGFFYKGKRIKGHGGADPLIPSIQVSSNCFFTYAFIAIIKKYPGNPSKGVDEWKKIMSSFGVGEFLNNDFAVGAKGRIPSGDFYERRFKAIMKASGSQRTDFKNWDEMSTGAIYNGMGQGDVLVTPIQLANYVAAIANRGWYYTPHIVKAIDGKPNPDPRFKVKHKTLVDPKHFEPVLKGMEAVVLRGTARGLKSNDFTQLAKTGTAQVPQGKDNSIFVLIAPAEKPKIVVVAVMEHAGFGATWAGPACTVIAEKYITGDLKRENLYKKMITSSFMPEYKRQWIADLKRKGLYKDPKPDSIKQKRIKDSLDLIKQQKAKLQKKLEEDAKKNNTAKKTTKQ, encoded by the coding sequence TTGAACACACGTTATTTAAAAATCTTTTCTGTTCTTGTTGTTATCGCCCTTATTTTTGTGGCGAGACTCGCGTATTTGCAGTTGTTTACAGACCGCTATGCACTGAACGCGGCCAACACTTCCATTAAAATTGAATATGTAATTCCCCAGCGTGGAGTTATCTTTGACCGAAATGGGAAGATCATGGTAGGAAACCAGCCTGCTTACGAAATTTCCTTTACCCAGGCTTTAATGAAACCTGATTTTGATACCTTAGGCTTTTGCAGTCTGATGAAGATTTCTAAAGCGGATTTCATCAACAAGATCAATGTTATAAAAAAAGAAAAGTATTATTCTAAGCTGACTCCTATGACTTTTTTAAAGGATCTTAGCAGAGAAGATATTGCAAGAGTGCAGGAGATTATCTTTAAATATCCAGCCTTTAATATTGTACAGAGACCTCAGCGTCAGTATGAAGTATCTACTTCCGGAAACCTTTTAGGATATACCAGTGAAGTCAATGAAAGAGAGATTAAAAAAGACTCCCTTTACTATTTACCAGGAGACTTTATCGGGAAAACAGGAGTAGAAAAGTCTTATGAAAAAGAACTTCGTGGGATAAAAGGGATGAAGTACATCCAGAAAGATATCAGACTCCGGAATATCGGGTCTTATAAAAACGGAGCTTTAGATAAAGATGTAGTTACGGGTAAAGATATCACTCTGACTATTGATTATGATCTTCAGAGAACCGCTGAAGAAATGCTTGTCAACAAGCATGGTGCAATAGTAGCCATAGATCCTAATAATGGAGAAGTGCTGGTGGCTGCAACCGGACCGGATATTGATCCGAACCTTTTCACCGGACCTAATAAATCTAAAAACTTATATGCCCTGTCAAAAGATACGCTTTATGAAAATAAACCCACTTTTGACCGTTCTTTACAGGCAGGATATCCGCCGGGTTCCACTTTTAAACTGCTAACGGCTCTGGCTGCCATGCAGATGGGAGTAATGGATGAAAAGACTATTTTCCCTTGTGGAGGTGGATTTTTTTATAAAGGAAAAAGAATTAAAGGACATGGTGGAGCTGATCCGCTTATTCCTTCCATTCAGGTTTCCAGTAACTGTTTCTTTACGTATGCATTTATTGCCATTATCAAAAAATATCCTGGAAATCCTTCAAAAGGTGTTGATGAATGGAAAAAGATCATGAGCAGCTTTGGTGTTGGAGAATTTTTAAATAATGACTTTGCTGTAGGGGCAAAGGGAAGAATCCCTTCCGGAGACTTTTATGAGAGAAGGTTTAAAGCCATCATGAAAGCCAGCGGATCCCAGAGAACAGATTTTAAGAATTGGGATGAAATGTCAACCGGTGCCATTTATAATGGAATGGGGCAGGGAGATGTTCTGGTAACACCTATTCAGCTGGCTAATTATGTGGCTGCTATTGCCAACAGAGGATGGTATTATACACCTCATATTGTAAAAGCCATTGATGGGAAACCAAACCCAGACCCAAGATTTAAGGTTAAACATAAAACTCTGGTAGATCCAAAGCATTTTGAACCTGTTCTGAAAGGTATGGAAGCTGTAGTGTTAAGAGGAACTGCAAGAGGATTGAAGTCAAATGATTTTACACAGCTGGCGAAAACAGGTACAGCGCAGGTTCCGCAAGGAAAGGATAACTCTATCTTTGTTCTTATTGCTCCTGCTGAAAAACCAAAAATTGTTGTGGTGGCAGTAATGGAACATGCAGGATTTGGAGCTACCTGGGCAGGCCCGGCGTGTACCGTGATTGCTGAAAAATATATTACCGGAGATCTGAAAAGGGAAAATCTGTACAAAAAAATGATTACCTCGAGTTTCATGCCGGAATACAAAAGGCAATGGATTGCTGATT
- a CDS encoding rod shape-determining protein MreD, whose amino-acid sequence MISRTLFTDILIMIFLVALQIFVLNRITIFGKYTPVLYPVFVMFYPFFRNKFQFLALSFLIGLSIDGFLYSWGINAFATTLIAYFRTLIFRTSTDTSTDFFSFQSLQWAQFLLFLFSSIFLHQLLVQYIEFFKFSRFFEILFNVLVTSVISFIFIVIYALIFKIKQKV is encoded by the coding sequence ATGATTAGCAGGACTTTATTTACCGATATATTGATCATGATCTTTCTTGTTGCATTACAGATTTTTGTATTGAACAGGATTACTATTTTCGGGAAATATACTCCGGTATTATATCCTGTATTTGTTATGTTCTATCCTTTTTTTAGAAATAAATTTCAATTCCTGGCATTAAGCTTTTTAATAGGGTTATCTATTGATGGTTTCCTTTATTCATGGGGAATTAATGCCTTTGCAACAACGCTGATAGCTTATTTCAGAACGTTGATATTCAGAACGTCTACGGATACATCCACAGACTTTTTCTCTTTTCAGTCCCTGCAATGGGCGCAGTTTTTGCTGTTTTTATTTTCAAGTATTTTCCTGCATCAGCTTTTAGTACAATATATTGAGTTCTTTAAGTTTAGCAGGTTTTTTGAAATATTATTTAATGTTTTGGTGACTAGTGTAATTTCATTTATATTTATCGTTATCTACGCATTAATATTTAAAATCAAACAAAAAGTTTGA